Proteins encoded in a region of the Bactrocera tryoni isolate S06 chromosome 4, CSIRO_BtryS06_freeze2, whole genome shotgun sequence genome:
- the LOC120775176 gene encoding uncharacterized serine-rich protein C215.13-like, whose amino-acid sequence MTTTISKHDLQLQQQQQQQQQQLLLLHQPEHAQQPLHVHYTDQQQQQAILQKQHHSSHLLKSTTNKSLLINNTVSSLVDNTTNIYDLDAATATLTAATATAATPSASITTTTTTTTTTRLDSSTAIIQIDSLNNNNTTSLSATTNAITTATTPTNNNGCVLIPTSDASAETEPKAQKRRSLLNFKSFDFHIKSLYSGLRNGNKHSHSQSSSLGGCGGGSKSGGGDGGSAGEGDGRTDNANGSGLLDAATPLGSRGGTAINNRMPPYLKIESVDAEEAENLLLDYPQSPYSSRRNSSHEDDNHSSSQLLHINRYDMCSRSQASSPSPYYLSPYAIDSGNIRRSSTSDIMSCKRSGTSSASDSRRPSTSDLLRKARERRGSEARMGRSVSHSGLPRGGSRMGAGGGGGGGGGRRTSMAF is encoded by the coding sequence atgacaacaacaataagtaaaCATGACTtacaactacaacagcaacaacaacaacaacagcaacaattgttACTACTACATCAGCCGGAGCATGCGCAGCAACCGCTACATGTGCATTACAcagaccaacaacaacaacaagcaattttacaaaaacagcaCCATTCTTCACACTTATTAAAATCTACAACCAATAAAAGTTTGTTAATTAATAATACCGTTAGTAGTTTAGTCGACAACACCACAAATATTTACGATTTAGACGCTGCGACCGCAACGCTGACAGCAGCAACTGCAACTGCTGCAACACCGTCGGCTagcatcacaacaacaacaaccacaacaactacaacacgCTTAGATAGTTCAACCGCGATTATACAAATAGATtcattaaacaacaacaacacaactagTTTAAGTGCCACAACCAACGCCATCACAACCGCCACCACACCGACCAACAATAACGGCTGCGTGTTGATACCAACCAGCGATGCCAGCGCCGAGACGGAACCGAAAGCTCAAAAGCGTCGCTCATTGCTCAACTTCAAATCGTTCGATTTTCACATCAAATCTCTATATTCGGGCTTGCGTAACGGCAACAAACATTCGCACTCCCAATCGTCTTCGCTGGGCGGTTGCGGTGGTGGCAGCAAAAGCGGCGGCGGCGACGGCGGTAGCGCTGGCGAGGGAGATGGTAGAACCGATAATGCGAATGGTAGCGGTTTACTGGACGCCGCCACGCCGTTGGGTAGCCGTGGCGGCACAGCCATCAACAATCGTATGCCGCCCTATCTGAAGATCGAATCGGTCGATGCTGAGGAAGCGGAGAATCTACTGCTCGATTATCCGCAATCACCGTACTCGTCGCGTCGCAATAGCTCACACGAAGACGACAATCATTCCAGTTCGCAGCTGTTGCACATCAATCGTTACGACATGTGTTCGCGTTCGCAGGCCAGTTCGCCCTCGCCGTACTACCTGTCGCCGTATGCCATCGATTCGGGCAATATACGACGCTCCTCTACGTCGGACATTATGTCGTGCAAGCGCAGCGGTACATCCAGCGCGAGTGATAGCCGTCGGCCGAGCACGAGCGATCTGTTGCGGAAGGCGCGTGAACGGCGCGGTAGCGAGGCGCGAATGGGCCGCAGCGTTTCGCATAGTGGACTGCCGCGTGGTGGATCCCGTATGGGTGcgggtggcggcggcggcggcggcggtggacGGCGTACGAGTAtggcattttaa
- the LOC120775174 gene encoding voltage-gated potassium channel subunit beta-2 isoform X2 — MPIATKTATKQNSQQQQQSANNTMTMHDDNTAATHASSSSHNTTTTATATANNSHAVAATNLNNSSAANLSGGISSLPPLQPPPPPPPALSSGNLSILNGSIGIASAHAHAHSSHATYGHAPSAVMASATAAAAAAANANNYSMPTYANITVIPSNIAAVAASNIQAANAVNANPPIAVFMGGLAGGAVAAATGTGRGGAGGGAIGVGNTNDNNNNMDNTSEESNAVTIYRCRAPIASLDCMEEFSGTGGHLDFGRSISLGSNPALPLRHGSTPTPGLRYKNLGKSGLRVSNVGLGTWPVFSPGVSDEQAEAILRLAIESGINLFDISEAHSETEIGKILQRTGWKRTAYVITTKVYWSTKSEERGLSRKHIIECVKASLQRLQLQYIDIVIIHKADAMCPMEEVVRAMNYVIQQGWAMYWGTARWSHVEIMEAYTNCRQFNCITPIVEQSEYHMFCREKCELYLPEMYNKIGVGLMAWGPLSMALADTQNGEKLFLPKGSFKTKSQSYSWTEDEINRNAALSPQGSWGKDRVDEGRRHCDRLRDLAALAEKLGCSPTQLSIAWSLKHEPVQCLLLGATSAEQLHQSLQSLQLLPRLSTSVLMELERILENKPVRPPMISTLALR, encoded by the exons ATGCCAATAGCAACCAAAACCGCCACAAAACAAAActcgcaacaacagcaacaatcagCCAACAACACCATGACCATGCACGATGACAACACTGCAGCAACGCatgccagcagcagcagccacaacacgaccacaacagcaacagcaacagccaaTAATTCACACGCCGTCGCCGCCACCAACCTCAACAATAGCAGCGCTGCCAATTTAAGTGGCGGCATTTCATCGCTACCGCCACTACAACCGCCACCACCTCCACCGCCCGCGCTGAGCAGCGGCAACCTGAGCATACTAAACGGTAGCATTGGCATTGCCAGCGCTCACGCTCACGCTCACTCGTCGCATGCGACGTACGGCCATGCACCGAGCGCTGTCATGGCCagcgccaccgccgccgccgccgctgccgccAATGCGAACAACTACAGCATGCCTACCTACGCCAATATTACCGTTATTCCCTCGAACATAGCTGCCGTCGCTGCGTCGAACATTCAAGCCGCGAATGCCGTCAATGCCAATCCGCCCATAGCCGTTTTCATGGGTGGGCTGGCTGGTGGCGCGGTGGCGGCAGCAACGGGCACCGGTAGAGGTGGTGCTGGTGGTGGTGCCATTGGTGTGGGCAATaccaatgacaacaacaacaatatggaTAATACGAGCGAAGAATCGAATGCTGTGACAATTTACAG GTGCCGGGCCCCAATAGCGTCACTCGACTGCATGGAGGAGTTCAGTGGTACGGGAGGTCATCTTGATTTCG GCCGTTCGATAAGTTTGGGTTCGAATCCGGCACTACCGTTACGCCATGGCTCCACACCGACGCCCGGTTTGCGCTACAAGAATCTTGGCAAGAGCGGCTTGCGCGTCTCCAATGTCGGCTTGGGCACGTGGCCCGTTTTTTCGCCCGGCGTTAGTGACGAACAAGCCGAAGCCATATTGCGTTTGGCCATCGAGAGTGGCATTAATTTGTTCGATATCTCTGAGGCGCATTCGGAGACGGAAATCGGAAAGATTTTGCAGCGCACCGGCTGGAAGCGTACAGCATATGTGATTACAACAAAGGTCTACTGGAGCACCAA ATCCGAAGAACGTGGCCTTTCACGCAAGCACATCATCGAGTGTGTCAAAGCCAGTTTACAACGTTTGCAATTGCAATATATAGACATTGTGATTATACACAAGGCGGACGCTATGTGCCCCATGGAAG AAGTTGTACGTGCCATGAACTATGTCATTCAGCAGGGCTGGGCTATGTACTGGGGCACCGCACGTTGGTCACATGTCGAGATTATGGAAGCCTACACTAACTGCCGACAGTTCAATTGCATTACACCAATAGTCGAACAATCAGAGTACCATATGTTTTGTCGCGAGAAGTGCGAGCTCTATTTGCCAGAAATGTACAATAAGATTGGTGTGGGCCTAATGGCTTGGGGACCGCTTTCAATGGCATTGGCCGATACGCAAAATGGCGAAAAACTATTTCTGCCAAAGGGTTCATTCAAGACGAAAAGTCAAAGTTATTCATGGACAGAGGATGAAATTAACCGAAAT GCGGCCTTATCGCCACAAGGCAGCTGGGGTAAAGATCGTGTGGACGAGGGGCGTCGGCATTGTGATCGCTTGCGCGATTTGGCAGCACTGGCTGAGAAATTGGGTTGCAGTCCAACGCAACTCTCAATTGCTTGGTCACTCAAGCACGAGCCGGTGCAATGTCTGCTTCTAGGTGCAACTTCGGCGGAACAATTGCATCAGAGTTTGCAATCCTTGCAG TTACTGCCACGCCTCTCAACCAGCGTCTTGATGGAGTTGGAGCGCATATTAGAGAATAAACCGGTGCGGCCGCCAATGATATCGACACTCGCACTTCGGTGA